In a genomic window of Acipenser ruthenus chromosome 41, fAciRut3.2 maternal haplotype, whole genome shotgun sequence:
- the LOC117433841 gene encoding zinc finger protein 345-like, with the protein MACPDGKMCADYTVHSACSVPGCYNSGYRSPELHFHAFPAHPTRRSQWIAATKRDSGPAFQIKKGSTYVCSAHFKPEDYKWTPVRKSLKADAVPRIFTHCAGWEDLHSGQQTSDTKPIPSMADCATQQLLSVPWLSPDVKQEPPETPPLLLLKEEPPEETPISSVKTEFEDGDDGGPGEAVHTQQDERSDAGDPSPGVEDSAVKPQPHRCSDCVLSFGTAFQLTEHRRLHTGERPYKCVQCGKMFCHLANYQQHLERHDQEPKSPSPRLCPACGDTLPPHHSLEHHLATHCQPHKCAGCKSGFSTLEGYQKHLRRYGDHRRHKCPDCGRGFKKRTYMVKHQLRCPKREPPGGVVPRRAAGRGSPLPRKEPPRCPGCNRSFSSPGVFRRHRCNPFKIHCYACGSYFGCYRQYESHKRGGEAGEAGGCPGNSEEVLRRNACPRCGSASHTFQGADPRLWAVAGGLATCRLCRKGFRFPCQLEPHHRMHESKQEEEGGPQGKSKGIGAERERKGADSEGEEDGVSSEGWRASLEAAVLVGGEENGVDSEGEEWRASLEAAVLEGGEENWVGSEGEGQREGGSEGEGQREGGLEEEEEGLLKCFDCGQLFGDAEILHEHYMQHARGEL; encoded by the exons ataaaaAAAGGAAGCACGTATGTGTGCTCGGCTCATTTCAAACCAGAGGATTACAAATGGACCCCGGTCCGAAAGTCACTGAAGGCTGATGCCGTGCCGCGGATTTTCACCCACTGCGCGGGCTGGGAGGACTTGCACTCCGGGCAGCAAACTTCAGACACAAAACCGA TCCCCAGCATGGCTGACTGTGCCACACAGCAGCTCCTGTCTGTTCCCTGGCTGAGCCCCGACGTCAAACAGGAGCCCCCCGAAACGCCCCCCCTTCTCCTCCTGAAAGAGGAGCCCCCGGAAGAGACCCCCATCTCCTCCGTGAAGACTGAG TTTGAAGATGGGGATGACGGGGGTCCAGGGGAAGCAGTCCACACGCAGCAGGACGAGCGGAGCGACGCTGGAGACCCCTCTCCCG GAGTCGAGGACTCTGCAGTGAAGCCTCAGCCCCACCGCTGCTCCGACTGCGTCCTCTCCTTCGGCACGGCGTTCCAGCTCACGGAGCACCGGCGGCTGCACACCGGGGAGCGACCCTACAAGTGCGTTCAGTGCGGCAAGATGTTCTGCCACCTGGCCAACTACCAGCAGCACCTGGAGCGCCACGACCAGGAGCCCAAGAGCCCGAGCCCACGCCTCTGCCCGGCGTGCGGAGACACCCTCCCCCCCCACCACAGCCTGGAGCACCACCTGGCCACGCACTGCCAGCCCCACAAGTGCGCGGGCTGCAAGAGTGGCTTCTCCACCCTGGAGGGCTACCAGAAGCACCTGCGCCGCTACGGGGACCACCGACGGCACAAGTGCCCGGACTGCGGCCGTGGGTTCAAGAAGAGGACCTACATGGTGAAGCACCAGCTGCGCTGCCCCAAGAGGGAGCCTCCCGGGGGAGTGGTGCCGCGGCGAGCGGCTGGCAGAGGGAGCCCCCTGCCCAGGAAAGAGCCCCCGAGATGCCCCGGCTGCAACCGCAGCTTCAGCAGCCCCGGGGTGTTCAGGAGGCACCGTTGCAACCCCTTCAAGATTCACTGCTACGCCTGCGGAAGCTACTTCGGCTGCTACAGGCAGTACGAGAGCCACAAGCGAGGGGGGGAGGCGGGGGAGGCAGGGGGCTGCCCCGGGAACAGCGAGGAGGTCCTGCGGAGGAATGCCTGCCCCCGCTGCGGCTCAGCCAGCCACACGTTCCAGGGCGCTGACCCCCGGCTCTGGGCTGTGGCGGGCGGGCTGGCCACTTGCAGGCTGTGCAGGAAGGGCTTTCGCTTCCCCTGCCAGCTGGAGCCTCATCACAGGATGCATGAGAGCAAGCAGGAGGAGGAGGGCGGACCCCAGGGAAAGAGCAAGGGGATCGGGGCAGAGCGAGAGAGGAAGGGAGCAGATTCGGAGGGGGAGGAGGATGGGGTCAGCTCAGAGGGGTGGAGGGCCAGCCTGGAGGCAGCTGTGCTGGTGGGAGGGGAGGAGAACGGGGTCGactcagagggagaggagtggaGGGCCAGCCTGGAGGCAGCTGtgctggagggaggggaggagaacTGGGTCGGCTCAGAGGGAGAGGGGCAGCGGGAGGGCGGCTCAGAGGGAGAGGGGCAGCGGGAGGGCGgtttggaggaggaggaggaggggctgcTGAAATGCTTTGACTGTGGACAGCTTTTTGGCGATGCTGAGATTCTCCATGAACACTACATGCAGCACGCGAGGGGGGAGCTCTGA